The segment AGGCGAAGACCCATCAGGGACGTTTCTTGCGCCACCGCCTCAAGCACGTCCATCAACAGCCGGGCGCGGTTGTCGCGGGAGCCGCCGTAGGGGCCTTGGCGTTGGTTGCTGCCATCCCGCAGAAAGGAATCGAGCAGATAGCCGTTGGCGCCGTGGATTTCAACGCCATCAAAGCCAGCGCGCATGGCATGGTGCGCGGCCAGGCGGAATCCCTCCACGATCGCCGGCAGTTCCTGATCGGCGAGTTCCCGCGGTGTGACGTAAGGCTTCTTGCCCTCAGGCGTATGCACTTCGTCGCCGGAGATGGCCAGGGGGCTTGCCCCTACGGGCTGCCGTCCTCCATTCAGCAAGGGATGGCAGGCACGCCCGCCATGCCAGATCTGCAGCACGATACGACCACCGGCTTGGTGCACAGCGTCTGTGGTGAGCCGCCAGCCCTCGATCTGGGCTTGGTTGTAGATGCCCGGCTCGTGCCAGAAGGCTGAGTTGCCCTCCATCACCATCGTGGCCTCCGCCACGATCAGGCCAGCACTGGCCCGCTGGCTGTAGTACTGAGCCATCAGCTCACCGGGCACGTGCTCGGCTTCAGCGCGGCAACGTGTGAGCGGTGCCATCCAGATGCGGTTGGGGAGCTCAAGCTCGCCCAGGCGCAGGGGTGTGAACAGATCTGCCATGGCCTGATTCTGGCGGCGTGCACCGAAGGTGCTCGCAACTGGTTTCAATGCATCTCTTGAACGGCAAGATCACACTTCAGAGCAATCCGCACTAGCAGGAGAGGGTGAGTTATCTGGGCTCTCATTCATCTTGCTTTCTTGTTAGGTCACGCCACGCTTGTTCGATGCGGCTAGACGAAGCAAAGAGCTTTTGATTCCTTCCTAAAAGGCGATAATCCCCTCGCGCGCAGTGGCTTCTCGCTTCGATTTGACTCTTTGAAAAAGCCGGTGACTGGATTTGAACCTGCGACCTACTGATTACGAATCAGTTGCTCTACCACTGAGCTACACCGGCAGCCGCATCAAATTAGCATTCAGGCTGTTGCGCCCAGTGGGCTCGCGCCATGGCATCACAGTCCCGTGAGCCCCTTGATCCGGCCCTGCGTGCTCGCTTGTTGCAGGAGGCCAAAACGCCTTGGCGTGGGCTGCGTCGGGGCCTCTGGCTGGCGTTCACCGCATCAGCCGCCGTTGGTTTGGCCACGATGGCGATGCGTGCATCCGTCGGCGATGCCGTGGCGCTCAGTGATCTAGGAATCCAGGTTGGGGCCCTGGTGCTCTTCGGTGGCTTGCTCTGGCGTGACCGCAACCCCAGCGTCGACGACAGCAGCGTCTGAGGCTGCAGCAGGGTCGTCCGGCGGCTCCGGAGCTGTTTCAACGGATTCTTCTGTTGGCTCCGAGTGCTCGGCTGGCTCTGGTTGTGAAGCTTCGATGGGCTCGGCTTCGGGATGGGCCTCGGGTTCGGATTCGGGTTCCGCTGCCGGGACGGGCTCGCTTGGGTCGGCTGCGTCCTGATCAACAGCCACTGAGGGTTCCGGCTGCGGTGGTTCCGCAGGAGATTCGCTGGCGGCGTCCATGGCCAGAGGGGGCAACAACAGCAGCGGTAGCCCTGCATTGAGGCGTGTGTCTGCGGCGACGGCCTGGGTGAGGGGCAGGGTTTGCTCCACGAGGCTTGCAGGCCTGGTGAGCATCCACACCGCCTGAATCAGTTGCTGCCACTGCCAGAGCATCAGGGCCAACAGCGGCACGCTCACCAGCAGCACCACCAGTCGCGGACTGGCGGACAGGGGTGACCAGGCCCAGGCCAGGCCTGCGCTGGCGTCCGCCCACCACAGCAGGGGCAACAACAGCACAGCCCCTGCGGCTGATAGGAGTTTGAGCGGCAGAACTCCCTGAAGAGCGCTCAAGCGCAGTTGTTCGGGCCGCCGGCCTCGCAGAGGAACCTGCAGCAGCAGCAGCGACCACAGGTCGGGCGGAAATCGCCAGAACAAAACAGCCGGTGCCAGGGCTCCCAGGGCCCAGGCCAGTACGCGCTCAAAGCCGGGAAAGGGGCCGGGATCTGCGCCGGCAAGCACCAACAGCAGCAGCAGCGCCTCGAGCGGCAAGGCCGCGAGCCCCAGGAGCTGGAGCCACAGCAGGGGTTCGCGTCTTGCCGGATTCACGGGGTGCTGCAGCGCGGGATCAGGTGCTCAGTGTGCGGCGTTGTGTGACCAGTTTGTAGGCCTCAACGCGATCGCCTTCCTGCCAGTTGGCGAAGCGATCGCAGCCGATGCCGCACTCGAAGCCGGTGGCCACTTCCTTCTGGTCGTCTTTGCCGCGGCGCAGAGAGTCGAGGTCGCCCTCGTACACCTTTTCCTTGCCGCGCCAGACGCGCACCTTGCAGTTGCGCTGCAGCTTGCCGTTGGTGACGTAGCAGCCGGCCACCGCGCTCTTGCCGATGGTGAACACCGCGCGCACTTCGGCTTCGCCGAGGCCCTCTTCCACCAGCTCGGGCTCCAGCAGACCTTCCATGGCCATCTGGATGTCCTCGAGCAGCTTGTAGATCACGTCGTAATCGCGCACATCCACGCCGGTGGCATCGGCGGCGCGCTTGGCGCCTGGTGCCATCGAGGTGTTGAAGCCCACGATCACGGCGCCGGAAGCGGCAGCCAGATCCACGTCGGTCTCGGTGACTTCGCCCGGCGCCGAGAGCAGCACCCGCACCTGCACCTCTTCCTGGGGCAGCTGTTCGAGGGAGCCGAGGATGGCTTCCACGGAGCCCTGCACGTCGGCCTTGAGGATTAGGTTGAGCTCCTTGAGCTCGCCTTCGCTGGCCTGGCCCGACATCGACGCCAGCGACACACGGCGGGAGGCCATCTGCTGCGCCAGACGGGTGGCGCGGGCTTCGGTGGCACGATCACCCACCACGGCACGGGCGGATTTCTCGTCGGGATAGACCTCAAACTCGTCGCCCGCGGTGGGCACTTCGCTGAAGCCCAGGGCCTCCACCGCATAGGAGGGACCAGCTTCCTTCACGCGCTTGCCGTTGTCGTCGACCATGGCGCGCACCTTGCCCAGGATCGGACCTGCAGCCAGCACGTCGCCGGTGCGCAGGGTGCCGTTCTGGATCAGCAGGGTGGCCACAGGGCCCTTGGCCTTGTCGAGGTGCGCCTCGATCACGGTGCCCTTCGCCATGCGGTCGGGGTTGGCCTGCAGGTCTTCCACTTCGGTGACCAGCAGGATCATCTCGAGCAGCTTGTCGATGTTCTCGCCCTTGATGGCGCTCACGGGCACCATCACGGTGTTGCCGCCCCAGTCCTCCGCCACGAGCTCGTGGGAGGACAGCTCTTGCTTCACCCGATCCGGAGAGGCGCCTTCCTTGTCGATCTTGTTGATCGCCACCACGATCGGCACCTTGGCGGCGCGGGCGTGGCTGATGGCCTCCAGGGTCTGGGGGCGCACGCCGTCATCGGCGGCCACCACCAGCACGGCCACGTCGGTCACCTTGGTGCCACGAGCACGCATGGCGGTGAACGCCTCGTGGCCAGGGGTGTCGAGGAAGGTGATCTTGCGCTGTTCCCCGGCGTGGGGCACTTCCACCTGGTACGCACCGATGTGCTGGGTGATGCCCCCGGCCTCGCCGGCGGTCACGCGGGTTTTGCGGATCGAGTCGAGCAGGCTCGTTTTGCCGTGGTCCACGTGGCCCATCACGGTGACCACGGGCGGGCGGCGGATCAGGTGAGCCAGATCGCTCTCCTCGATCATCTCCACCGTCTTGGCGGCGGCGGCCTCCACGTCGTCCTCGAGCACGGGCACACCGAACTCCTCAGACACGTTCTCGATCGCGGAGAGATCGAGGGTCTGGGTGACGGTGGCGATGATGCCCTTGAAGAACAGGCTCTTGATGATCTCGGAACTGTCGACGCCCAGGCGATCGGCCAGCTCCTGCACCGTGAGGTTGCCCTCCGGCACGATCAGCATTTCGGGCCGCTGCAGCTTGGCCTCACGGGCGGCGCGCAACTCCATGGCGCGGCGGCGCTGGCGCTGACGGGTGGTTTCCTTCTTGCGCTTGCGGGCGACGGCTGTGGGCTTGCGTTGAGCAGTTGCGGCAGCCCTCGGCTTGGCGGGGCGTGCCAGAGAGGCCTGCAGCACCACGGCTTCCTGTTCGCCGGCGTAACCGCCGGTTTCGGCCGTCAGGGCGTCGTCGTTTTCGCCAATGATGTGCACCTTCTGGCGCTGCTTTTGCGGCGAGCGGCTGCGCAGGGCTTCGAGCTTCGCGCTGTCGTCCCAATCGGGGCGGCGAGGGCGGCCTCCGGCGGGCGGTTGCGGTGCCCGGAAGTTGGGCCGACGCGGTGCGCTCGGCGGCGTGGCCACGGGACGCGCGGCTTGATCACCATCGGCTCCGGCTGCTCCGGCCGGTGCACCGGGGCGCCGCGGTGGTGCTGCAGCCGGGCGAGCGCCCGGCTTCTGCAGTTGCATCAGCTCGCCCGGTGCCACGGGCTTGCGCATGCCAGGCATGCCAGGCCGTGTGGGCGGTGCAGGGCGATTGCTACCTCCGGCAGGGCCCCCCACATCGCGGCGGATCGGTTTGCCGACCAGCTCCACCTGGGGGCGCGCCGGGGGGGTGCCGGGCTTGGCGCCGCGTACAGGCGCCGGGGCACCTGGACGGGTCGGCATGCCGGGGCGCTGGCTCAGCGATGGACGACCGGAGGGAGGGGCTGGGCGGCTACCGCCCTGACCGCTCTGGGGACGGCCCACCAATTGGGGCTTGTTACCGCCGCCGGCGCCAGGCCGGGTGGGGGCAGGGGCGCCGGGGCGTGTGGGCGCTGCAGCCGGTCGCTGCGGCGGCGCCACCGGGCGCGATGGTGCGGCAGCGCTGGGGGGTGCGGGCTTGCGAACCGGTGGTGCACCTGCAGGCGCCTTCGACACGATCGCTGGAGCGGGCCGGCCGGGGGCTGGAGCGCCAGGACGTGCCGGAGCAGCGGTGGGCTTGGCAGCGGCCGGGCGTGCCGGTGGTGCAGCGGGAGCCGCCGGGCGTGCCGGAGGGGCCACCGGCTTAGCGGCTTGGGGTGCAGGAGCCGCGGGGCGCGGCGTGGGCGCGGCGGGCTTGGCGGCTGACGGGGCCGGCTTGGCAGGCGCTGGAGCGGGCTTAGCAGCAGCCGGAGCGGGCGCGGCAGGACGTGCTGGAGCGGCCACTGGCGGCTTGGCGGCGGCCGGAGCGGAAGGCGCCGCCGGTTTGGCCGGTGCGGCGGGAGTGCTTGCCGCTGGTTTGGTTGGGGCCTGAGGAGCAGCCGGTGCCGGTGCGGACGGTGCTTTCTTCACCGAAAGGATGGCTTTCTGGGGCGGCGCAGCTGGTGCCGGCGCTGCAGCGGCTTTGGTGCCGTTGCCGCCGGTTTTGATCAGCGTGCGGATGCGAGCTGCCTCGTCGTCGCTGATGGAGCTGCTGTGGCTCTTCGCGGCGATCGAGAGCTTCTCGGCGGCATCGAGCACGTCCTTGTTCTCAAGGCCCAAGTCCTTGGACAGCTCGTAAATCCTGACTTTGCCGCTGCTGGTCATTCAGTGCTCCAAAGGGTCGGTGCCACGGGTGCCACCGGGCCTCCACACACGGTGAGGCCAACATTCATCTTGCCTCAGAGCCTGCAGAAGAGGTGGCGTGCAGGCGCTGCTCCAGTGCCGCGTAGATGGAATCTGCAACCTGACAACGCAGGCCTTTCTGCAGCTTCTTGCGGCGTCTGGCTTCCTCCAGACAGTCGCGCGTTGGGCAGAGGTAGGCCGATCGGCCCATGCCCTGATCCAGCGCGAGTCCTCCGTCCGCCAGGCGGATGACCCTCCAGAGCTGCCGACGATCCAGCAGCTCTCGGCAGGTCACACAGCGCCTGAGGACGCTGCGTTCACTCACCGGGCTCCTTCCTCATCGTCGCCGGCCACCTCATCGCTCGCGGGCTGTTGCTCGGGAACGTCTTCACTGGCCTGCTCAACGGCGGGCTCTTCGGTGGTGGCCTCGTCGTAGCTGGCTTCGGCGCCGTAGTCCTCTTCGTCCTCCGGCAGGGGATAGAGCTCCCGCAGGCGGGCGTCCTCCTCGGCACGCAGGGCCTGCTCGGCCTCCAGGCGTGCCTCAGCTTCTGCCTGGAGCGCTTCTTCTTCCTGGCGCTGGGCGATCAGCTCCGACACCTTCTCGTCTTCCGCGGCCTGGTCGTATTCGGTGCTGTTCTTGATGTCGATCTTCCAGCCGGTGAGGCGGGCGGCCAGGCGCACGTTCTGACCTTCGCGGCCGATGGCCAGGCTGAGCTGATCGGGCGGCACCAGCACGTGGGCGTGCTGGCCCTCGGGATCGACCAGGCGTACGGCTTCCACACGGGCCGGGCTCAGGGAGTTGGCGATGTATTGGCCAGGGTCCTGCGACCAGCGAATCACGTCGATCTTTTCGCCGCGCAGCTCGTTCACCACCTGCTGAATGCGGGAGCCTCGGGCGCCGATGCAGGCACCCACCGGATCCACTTCGCGCTCCACCGAGTCCACGGCCACCTTGGTGCGCGGACCCACCGAGCGGCTGGGGGGATTGGCCTCGCGGGCCACAGCCACGATCCGCACCGATCCTTCCTGGATCTCGGGCACCTCGTTTTCGAACAGATACACCACCAATCCAGCGTTGGCGCGGCTCACGAACAGCTGCGGTCCGCGGCGGGGGATCTCGCTCACCTCCTTGAGGAATACCTTGAAGGTGGCGTTCGCCCGGTAGTTGTCGTTGGGGAGCTGGTCGCGGCGGGGCAGCTCGGCCTCCACCTCGGGGCGGCCTAGGCCGCTGCTCACGGCCATGATCACGCTCTGGCGCTCGAAGCGGATCACCCGGGCGGTGAGCACGGGATCTTCGAGATCCGCGAACTCTTCCTGGATCATGCGGCGCTGTTGATCGCGCAGCTTCTGGGCCAGCACCTGCTTGGTGGTGGCGGCGGCCATCCGGCCGAAATCTTCTTTTTCCGGGGTGACATCGAGCACCACGGTGTCGCCCACCTGGGCGTCCTCGGCCACCTGCATCACCTCGGCCAGGGCGATCTGGTGGTCTTCGCTCTCCACCTCTTCCACGATGATCTTGGAGGCCAGCACGCGGTAGCCCTCCTCATCGAGGTCGAGCGCTACATCGAAGTTGGAGAAGTAGTCCTCCTCGAAGGGGTCTTCGCTGATGCCCAGATACAGGGTGCGGCGGTAGCGCTCGTAGCCCTTGAGCAGCGCTTCACGCAGGGCCGACTCCACCACCTGGGCAGGCAGCTTCTTCTCTTCGCTGATGTCCTCGATCAGGTTCGACAGACCGGGGAGGAGAACCAGTGCCATAGGAGGTGGGAGAAACGGGTGGTCTTGGGGGACGGGGGAGAGCGGCGGCGGCTTCAGCCCTCAGTCGGGGTGGTGAGCCGAACGGTGATCACATCGACGCGGGGCAGGCGAACGGTGCGGCCGCGCACATTGATCTGCACGCTGTCGTCGGTTCGCTCCAGCAGGAGGCCTTCCCGTTCGGCCTCGGCGCCGGTTTTGGCATCGCGGTAGCGAACGCACACCGGAAATCCGCGGAAGCTGCGGAAGTCCCGGTCATCATTCAGCGTTTCGGCGATGCCGGGGCTGCTGATCTCCAGAACATAGGCGTCCTCGATCAGGGCGGCCGCCTCGAGGGCTTCGCCCAGAACGCCGCTGAAGCTGGCGCAGTTGTCGAGGCTCACGTCACCCCCATCGGCCAAACGCAGCTGCACAAGCAGCGTCATCGGGATGCGATGGGTGAGGAGCTGCACGCCGCACACCTGAAATCCGGCGTCGGCGGCCACCTGGCTGGCCAGGCGCTCGAGATCGGGGATGAGGGGATGCGGCAAGCCGGATCGCTGGTCGGGGGACGGGCAACCCGTCCGGCACCTGCAGTGATCTGCAACCTGGCTGTTGCTGGACCTCGAAACGATGGCCGTTTCGAATCCGCGCAAGCAGCAGGGGTGCCCGCCGGGCACACATGAACCCTAGAGGATCAGGGTGAGGCCTCCTCGACGGAGTTTCAGCCGCCGAGCGGGCCGCCCGGGGCATTGAGATCCACGGCGGGCGGCTCCATGTAGGCATCGCCGGGCTTCTGTTCGCCCCGGAGGGTTGGGTCTTGGTTGAGGCACTGCGCCTTCTGCTCATCGGTGCGCAGGTACTGGCACACGCGGGCCCACAGCTTTGAGCGCGTGGAGGGGCCGCCCTGGCTGAAGTGCACCAGGTCACCGCCGCCGGCCATGCCCTGGATCTCCACCTGGCAGAGCGAGCAGCGTTGACGGGTGCCCGGGGGGATTGCAGCCATGCCAGCCATGCGCGGAACCGGCAACTTAGGCCTATGGCCGAGGAGCAGGTGGTGTTGCGGGTGCTTCAGCTGAGTGATCCCCATCTGTTGGCGGATCCCCGTGGCCGCTGCCGCGGCCGGGTGGCCCTGGATGCGCTGCAGCACGGCTGGCAACAGGCGCTCCTCCAGCTGGGCCAACCCCCGGATCTGCTGTTGATCAGTGGCGATCTCTGCCAGGACGAGAGCCTCGGTGGCTACGTGCGCCTGCGGGAGTTGCTGGAGGCATGGGCGGTGCCGGCGGCCCTGTTGCCTGGCAACCACGATCACCCCGGCCTGTTGCGGGCTGCCCTCGGGCGCCAGGCTTGGATCGCGCCAGCGCTTCTGCCGCTGGGCGGCTGGCACCTGCTGCTGTTGAGCAGCCATCGGCCCGGCTCAGTGGCCGGCTGGCTCGACGCCCCCCAGCGCGCCTGGGTGCAACGCCAGCTCCTGGTCAGTTCTGCTCCCCTGTTGGTGGCGCTGCACCATCCGCCGGTGCCGATCGGTAGCCCTGAGCTCGATCGGATTGCCTTGCAGGAGCCCGAGCCGCTGTTGCAGCACCTACGCACCAGCGTTCAGGTGCGCGGGGTGGTCTTCGGTCATGTGCATCAGCATTGGCATGGTCAGACCCCGCGAGTGGGTGGGCTCCCCCTGCAGCTCTGGGCCTGCCCCTCCACCCTGGCGGCCTTCAGTGCCGTGCAGCCCTGCCCGCTCGGCCAGCCCGATTGGCCCGGGGGCCGCTTGCTGGAGCTGGGCTCCGATGGGGCCCTCACCACCCGGCTGCTGCGTTGGCCGCCCGTCGGGTCTGCCTAGCCTGAGCTGCAATCGTCTGGGCTGACGTGCGCCGCCTCCTTGCTCTACCGCTGTTGCTGCTGGTGAGCCTGTGGCTGGCGGCACCGGCCTGGGCCGATCGCTCCGGAGCCGGCCACAGTTTTGTGGCCAGTGCGGTGAAGCGGGTGGCGCCGGCGGTGGTGCGCATCGACACCGAGCGCAGCGTGCCTCGCATCGGCCTGGATCCAGCCTTTAACGACCCGCTGCTGCGGGAGTTGTTCGGCGATCAGATGCCTCACACCCGCGAGCGTGGGCAGGGGTCGGGCATCGTGATTGATGCCAAGGGCCTGGTGCTCACCAACGCCCATGTGGTGGATGGGGCTGATCGGGTGGAGGTGAGCCTTCCCGACGGGCGTGAGCTGGAGGGCCGTGTGCTCGGGGCCGATGCCATCACGGATCTGGCTGTGGTGAGTATCCCGGTGGGATCCGGCGTGAAAGCGGCTCCCCTCGGCGATTCCGAAGCCTTGGAGGTGGGGGATTGGGCCATTGCCCTGGGCACGCCCTACGGCCTGGAGCGCACGGTGACCCTGGGCATCGTGAGCAGCCTGCACCGCAACATCACCAGCCTTGGCTTTTCGGATAAGCGTCTGGAGCTGATCCAGACCGACGCTGCCATCAACCCCGGCAACTCCGGCGGCCCCTTGATTAACGCCGATGGTGAGGTGGTGGGTATCAACACCCTGGTGCGCTCCGGTCCCGGCGCCGGGTTGGGCTTTGCCATTCCGATCAACCTGGCCAAAGGTGTGGCTGCCCAGCTGGGCAACGGTGGCTCGGTGGTG is part of the Synechococcus sp. HK05 genome and harbors:
- the nusA gene encoding transcription termination factor NusA, with the translated sequence MALVLLPGLSNLIEDISEEKKLPAQVVESALREALLKGYERYRRTLYLGISEDPFEEDYFSNFDVALDLDEEGYRVLASKIIVEEVESEDHQIALAEVMQVAEDAQVGDTVVLDVTPEKEDFGRMAAATTKQVLAQKLRDQQRRMIQEEFADLEDPVLTARVIRFERQSVIMAVSSGLGRPEVEAELPRRDQLPNDNYRANATFKVFLKEVSEIPRRGPQLFVSRANAGLVVYLFENEVPEIQEGSVRIVAVAREANPPSRSVGPRTKVAVDSVEREVDPVGACIGARGSRIQQVVNELRGEKIDVIRWSQDPGQYIANSLSPARVEAVRLVDPEGQHAHVLVPPDQLSLAIGREGQNVRLAARLTGWKIDIKNSTEYDQAAEDEKVSELIAQRQEEEALQAEAEARLEAEQALRAEEDARLRELYPLPEDEEDYGAEASYDEATTEEPAVEQASEDVPEQQPASDEVAGDDEEGAR
- a CDS encoding DUF3493 domain-containing protein is translated as MASQSREPLDPALRARLLQEAKTPWRGLRRGLWLAFTASAAVGLATMAMRASVGDAVALSDLGIQVGALVLFGGLLWRDRNPSVDDSSV
- a CDS encoding trypsin-like peptidase domain-containing protein, with protein sequence MRRLLALPLLLLVSLWLAAPAWADRSGAGHSFVASAVKRVAPAVVRIDTERSVPRIGLDPAFNDPLLRELFGDQMPHTRERGQGSGIVIDAKGLVLTNAHVVDGADRVEVSLPDGRELEGRVLGADAITDLAVVSIPVGSGVKAAPLGDSEALEVGDWAIALGTPYGLERTVTLGIVSSLHRNITSLGFSDKRLELIQTDAAINPGNSGGPLINADGEVVGINTLVRSGPGAGLGFAIPINLAKGVAAQLGNGGSVVHPYLGLQLVPLNARLARDNNSDPNALVQLPERDGALVQRVIPESPAEKAGLRRGDLVVAAADHSVPDPATLLRLVEGATVGEVLPLTVLRGEQELQLSIRPEALPSA
- a CDS encoding metallophosphoesterase, whose amino-acid sequence is MAEEQVVLRVLQLSDPHLLADPRGRCRGRVALDALQHGWQQALLQLGQPPDLLLISGDLCQDESLGGYVRLRELLEAWAVPAALLPGNHDHPGLLRAALGRQAWIAPALLPLGGWHLLLLSSHRPGSVAGWLDAPQRAWVQRQLLVSSAPLLVALHHPPVPIGSPELDRIALQEPEPLLQHLRTSVQVRGVVFGHVHQHWHGQTPRVGGLPLQLWACPSTLAAFSAVQPCPLGQPDWPGGRLLELGSDGALTTRLLRWPPVGSA
- a CDS encoding alkene reductase, whose protein sequence is MADLFTPLRLGELELPNRIWMAPLTRCRAEAEHVPGELMAQYYSQRASAGLIVAEATMVMEGNSAFWHEPGIYNQAQIEGWRLTTDAVHQAGGRIVLQIWHGGRACHPLLNGGRQPVGASPLAISGDEVHTPEGKKPYVTPRELADQELPAIVEGFRLAAHHAMRAGFDGVEIHGANGYLLDSFLRDGSNQRQGPYGGSRDNRARLLMDVLEAVAQETSLMGLRLSPLNGYNAMHDSDPIGLISWLAEQLNAVPLAYLHLMRADLLGEQLGDVLTPTRERYQGVLVANMGYGAEEANAAIHSGAVDAVAFGRPFIANPDLPERFASNAPLTTADPATFYSAGPAGYIDYPRLNG
- the rimP gene encoding ribosome maturation factor RimP, producing MPHPLIPDLERLASQVAADAGFQVCGVQLLTHRIPMTLLVQLRLADGGDVSLDNCASFSGVLGEALEAAALIEDAYVLEISSPGIAETLNDDRDFRSFRGFPVCVRYRDAKTGAEAEREGLLLERTDDSVQINVRGRTVRLPRVDVITVRLTTPTEG
- a CDS encoding YlxR family protein, yielding MSERSVLRRCVTCRELLDRRQLWRVIRLADGGLALDQGMGRSAYLCPTRDCLEEARRRKKLQKGLRCQVADSIYAALEQRLHATSSAGSEAR
- the infB gene encoding translation initiation factor IF-2; this translates as MTSSGKVRIYELSKDLGLENKDVLDAAEKLSIAAKSHSSSISDDEAARIRTLIKTGGNGTKAAAAPAPAAPPQKAILSVKKAPSAPAPAAPQAPTKPAASTPAAPAKPAAPSAPAAAKPPVAAPARPAAPAPAAAKPAPAPAKPAPSAAKPAAPTPRPAAPAPQAAKPVAPPARPAAPAAPPARPAAAKPTAAPARPGAPAPGRPAPAIVSKAPAGAPPVRKPAPPSAAAPSRPVAPPQRPAAAPTRPGAPAPTRPGAGGGNKPQLVGRPQSGQGGSRPAPPSGRPSLSQRPGMPTRPGAPAPVRGAKPGTPPARPQVELVGKPIRRDVGGPAGGSNRPAPPTRPGMPGMRKPVAPGELMQLQKPGARPAAAPPRRPGAPAGAAGADGDQAARPVATPPSAPRRPNFRAPQPPAGGRPRRPDWDDSAKLEALRSRSPQKQRQKVHIIGENDDALTAETGGYAGEQEAVVLQASLARPAKPRAAATAQRKPTAVARKRKKETTRQRQRRRAMELRAAREAKLQRPEMLIVPEGNLTVQELADRLGVDSSEIIKSLFFKGIIATVTQTLDLSAIENVSEEFGVPVLEDDVEAAAAKTVEMIEESDLAHLIRRPPVVTVMGHVDHGKTSLLDSIRKTRVTAGEAGGITQHIGAYQVEVPHAGEQRKITFLDTPGHEAFTAMRARGTKVTDVAVLVVAADDGVRPQTLEAISHARAAKVPIVVAINKIDKEGASPDRVKQELSSHELVAEDWGGNTVMVPVSAIKGENIDKLLEMILLVTEVEDLQANPDRMAKGTVIEAHLDKAKGPVATLLIQNGTLRTGDVLAAGPILGKVRAMVDDNGKRVKEAGPSYAVEALGFSEVPTAGDEFEVYPDEKSARAVVGDRATEARATRLAQQMASRRVSLASMSGQASEGELKELNLILKADVQGSVEAILGSLEQLPQEEVQVRVLLSAPGEVTETDVDLAAASGAVIVGFNTSMAPGAKRAADATGVDVRDYDVIYKLLEDIQMAMEGLLEPELVEEGLGEAEVRAVFTIGKSAVAGCYVTNGKLQRNCKVRVWRGKEKVYEGDLDSLRRGKDDQKEVATGFECGIGCDRFANWQEGDRVEAYKLVTQRRTLST
- a CDS encoding low-complexity tail membrane protein, whose amino-acid sequence is MNPARREPLLWLQLLGLAALPLEALLLLLVLAGADPGPFPGFERVLAWALGALAPAVLFWRFPPDLWSLLLLQVPLRGRRPEQLRLSALQGVLPLKLLSAAGAVLLLPLLWWADASAGLAWAWSPLSASPRLVVLLVSVPLLALMLWQWQQLIQAVWMLTRPASLVEQTLPLTQAVAADTRLNAGLPLLLLPPLAMDAASESPAEPPQPEPSVAVDQDAADPSEPVPAAEPESEPEAHPEAEPIEASQPEPAEHSEPTEESVETAPEPPDDPAAASDAAVVDAGVAVTPEQATEEHQGPNLDS